Proteins encoded within one genomic window of Macrotis lagotis isolate mMagLag1 chromosome 3, bilby.v1.9.chrom.fasta, whole genome shotgun sequence:
- the LOC141519044 gene encoding olfactory receptor 8K3-like yields the protein MKKMDKWNKTTLIQVTEFILVGITDLPDLQIPLFLFFIIYLVIVLGNLALIVLTKLDSHLKTPMYFFLRNLAFIDLGYSTAIGPKMLVNFVVEKNFISYTGCAIQQVIFLTLIMSELFMLSVMAYDRYVAICNPLLYMVIMSERRCYILVAMSYLYSSSVALLVTIKIFISSLWKSNIISHFYCDCLPLLTILGKDAKDVELIILNFSAFNLGFSLFLVFLSYGLILIAILRMNSAEGRQKAFSTCGSHLTVVIVFYGTLTFMYWQPQSKHSFETDKIASIFYTLIIPMLNPLIYSLRNKDVIDAFKRALKYQFKYLL from the coding sequence ATGAAAAAAATGGATAAGTGGAATAAAACAACTTTGATTCAAGTAACTGAATTCATTCTTGTGGGAATCACAGATCTTCCGGACCTTCAGattcccctctttctcttctttatcatCTACTTGGTCATAGTTTTGGGGAACCTGGCCTTGATTGTCTTGACCAAACTTGATTCTCACCTGAAAACTCCCATGTACTTTTTCCTCAGGAATCTTGCATTTATTGATCTTGGATACTCCACTGCCATTGGCCCAAAAATGTTAGTTAattttgtagtggaaaaaaatttcatctcTTATACTGGATGTGCAATTCAGCAAGTTATTTTTTTAACACTTATTATGAGTGAACTTTTTATGTTATCAGTGATGGCCTATGACCGTTATGTAGCCATCTGTAATCCCCTGCTATACATGGTCATCATGTCAGAGAGAAGGTGTTACATCTTGGTGGCCATGTCATATCTTTACAGTTCCTCTGTAGCACTACTGGTTAcaattaagatttttatttcatctctttggaaATCTAATATAATTAGTCATTTCTACTGTGATTGTCTCCCTCTCTTAACAATTTTAGGCAAAGATGCAAAGGATGTAGAGTTAATCATTCTGAACTTTTCTGCTTTTAATTTGGGTTTCTcccttttccttgtttttctttcatatggACTCATTCTGATAGCCATCCTCAGGATGAATTCTGCTGAGGGCAGACAAAAAGCCTTTTCCACTTGTGGCTCCCATCTCACAGTGGTCATTGTGTTTTATGGCACATTAACTTTTATGTACTGGCAACCCCAATCTAAACACTCCTTTGAGACAGACAAGATAGCTTCTATCTTTTATACCCTGATCATTCCCATGCTTAATCCTTTGATCTATAGTTTGAGAAATAAGGATGTAATAGATGCCTTTAAAAGAGCCCTAAAATATCAGTTTAAATATCTTCTTTAA